One window of the Anaeromyxobacter dehalogenans 2CP-C genome contains the following:
- a CDS encoding Lon protease family protein: MAIAPLSAGALRDRGLAPEVAFQTTEDLDDLDEPLGQARAVEALALAVAIRGEGANVFVTGPPGAGKRALVRRRLERAALDASTPSDWCYLNGFADPRRPSAVELPPGRAVALRADLDRLVDELRLALPAAFESPHHRARLQALVKELEEARERAVEEVRRHAEARSVALARTPVGYGFAPVRDGAVVEPDAFRQLPEDQQERFKRDIERLQDELQAVLRGMPALERRHRERVRAANREAALAAAGGLLEDVRRRWADLPAVLDHLAAVERDVVDNVQEFLAGAEGDGDVPSQVRKLLSETPALRRYGANVMVDRSGQAGAPVVFEDLPSVANLAGRVEHHAHFGTLVTDFTLIRPGALHRANGGWLILDARRLLAQPFAWDELKRALRSREIRIEPPERLLGLGGTSTLEPQPIPLEVKVVLIGDRLLHHLLGLYDPEFSQLFRIQADFEDEIARSAEADLGFAQLVATVARRGGLRPLDRPAVERVLRESCRRAGDATRISADVSSLEDLLREADHHAAADGRPAVAPADVERAARARERRSGRIRERLLEEVLRGTLRIETAGGRVGQVNGLSVASSGGVAFGRPTRISARVRLGRGEVVDIEREVELGGPLHSKGVLILAGYLGGRYCRGRPLTLAATLVMEQTYGGVEGDSASSAELYALLSAIAGAPLRQSLAVTGSVDQLGRVQAVGGVTEKVEGFFEVCRARGLTGEQGVLVPAANVPHLVLREEVLAAVAEERFAIFPVETVEQGMELLTGLPSGAPDVAGRFPEGTLEARVAASLDALAERARAFAASSREEERRP, from the coding sequence ATGGCGATCGCGCCGCTGTCGGCCGGGGCGCTGCGGGACCGGGGGCTCGCGCCGGAGGTCGCGTTCCAGACGACCGAGGACCTCGACGACCTCGACGAGCCGCTGGGCCAGGCGCGCGCGGTGGAGGCGCTGGCGCTCGCGGTGGCGATCCGCGGCGAGGGCGCGAACGTGTTCGTCACCGGCCCGCCCGGCGCGGGGAAGCGGGCGCTGGTGCGCCGCCGCCTGGAGCGCGCGGCGCTGGACGCGTCCACCCCGTCCGACTGGTGCTACCTGAACGGCTTCGCGGATCCCCGCCGGCCGAGCGCGGTGGAGCTGCCGCCCGGGCGGGCGGTCGCGCTGCGCGCCGACCTGGACCGGCTCGTGGACGAGCTGCGGCTCGCCCTCCCCGCGGCGTTCGAGAGCCCGCACCACCGGGCGCGCCTCCAGGCGCTGGTGAAGGAGCTGGAGGAGGCCCGCGAGCGCGCCGTCGAGGAGGTGCGCCGCCACGCCGAGGCGCGCAGCGTGGCGCTGGCGCGGACGCCGGTGGGCTACGGCTTCGCGCCGGTGCGCGACGGCGCGGTGGTGGAGCCGGACGCGTTCCGCCAGCTCCCGGAGGACCAGCAGGAGCGCTTCAAGCGCGACATCGAGCGGCTGCAGGACGAGCTGCAGGCGGTGCTCCGCGGCATGCCGGCGCTGGAGCGGCGGCACCGCGAGCGGGTGAGGGCCGCCAACCGCGAGGCGGCGCTGGCGGCCGCCGGCGGGCTGCTCGAGGACGTCCGCCGCCGGTGGGCGGACCTGCCCGCCGTGCTCGACCACCTCGCCGCCGTCGAGCGCGACGTGGTGGACAACGTCCAGGAGTTCCTGGCCGGCGCCGAGGGCGACGGCGACGTGCCCTCGCAGGTCCGCAAGCTCCTCTCCGAGACCCCGGCGCTGCGCCGGTACGGCGCGAACGTGATGGTGGATCGCTCGGGCCAGGCCGGCGCGCCGGTGGTGTTCGAGGACCTGCCCAGCGTCGCGAACCTGGCCGGCCGCGTCGAGCACCACGCGCACTTCGGCACCCTCGTCACCGACTTCACGCTGATCCGGCCCGGGGCGCTCCACCGGGCCAACGGCGGCTGGCTGATCCTCGACGCGCGGCGGCTGCTGGCGCAGCCGTTCGCCTGGGACGAGCTGAAGCGCGCGCTCCGCTCCCGCGAGATCCGCATCGAGCCGCCCGAGCGGCTGCTCGGGCTCGGCGGCACCTCCACCCTCGAGCCCCAGCCCATCCCGCTGGAGGTGAAGGTGGTGCTCATCGGCGACCGGCTCCTGCACCACCTGCTCGGCCTGTACGACCCCGAGTTCTCGCAGCTGTTCCGGATCCAGGCGGACTTCGAGGACGAGATCGCGCGCTCGGCCGAGGCCGACCTCGGCTTCGCCCAGCTGGTCGCGACCGTGGCGCGCCGGGGCGGGCTGCGGCCGCTGGACCGCCCCGCGGTGGAGCGCGTGCTGCGCGAGTCCTGCCGCCGCGCCGGCGACGCCACCCGCATCAGCGCCGACGTGTCCTCGCTGGAGGACCTGCTGCGCGAGGCGGACCACCACGCCGCCGCCGACGGGCGACCGGCGGTGGCGCCGGCGGACGTCGAGCGCGCCGCCCGCGCCCGCGAGCGCCGCTCCGGGCGGATCCGCGAGCGGCTGCTGGAGGAGGTGCTGCGGGGGACGCTGCGGATCGAGACCGCGGGCGGGCGCGTCGGCCAGGTGAACGGGCTCTCGGTGGCGTCCTCCGGCGGCGTGGCGTTCGGGCGCCCCACCCGCATCAGCGCCCGGGTCCGGCTCGGGCGCGGCGAGGTGGTGGACATCGAGCGCGAGGTCGAGCTGGGCGGGCCGCTGCACTCGAAGGGCGTGCTGATCCTGGCCGGCTACCTGGGCGGCCGCTACTGCCGCGGCCGGCCGCTCACGCTCGCGGCCACGCTGGTGATGGAGCAGACCTACGGCGGCGTGGAGGGCGACAGCGCCTCGTCGGCCGAGCTGTACGCGCTGCTGTCGGCCATCGCCGGCGCGCCCCTGCGCCAGTCGCTCGCGGTGACCGGCTCGGTGGACCAGCTCGGACGCGTCCAGGCGGTGGGCGGCGTGACCGAGAAGGTCGAGGGGTTCTTCGAGGTCTGCCGGGCGCGCGGGCTCACCGGCGAGCAGGGCGTGCTCGTGCCCGCCGCGAACGTGCCGCACCTCGTGCTCCGGGAGGAGGTGCTCGCCGCCGTGGCCGAGGAGCGGTTCGCGATCTTCCCGGTCGAGACGGTGGAGCAGGGCATGGAGCTGCTCACCGGCCTCCCGTCCGGCGCGCCCGACGTGGCGGGCCGGTTCCCCGAGGGCACGCTCGAGGCGCGCGTCGCGGCCAGCCTCGACGCGCTGGCCGAGCGGGCGCGGGCGTTCGCGGCGTCGTCCCGCGAGGAGGAGCGCCGCCCCTGA
- a CDS encoding universal stress protein, whose protein sequence is MAERMRICCAIDFSEASRFAMVEATDLARRFEAELELVHVHELPVAAATEMLVPPRALFELVAVDLERDIAAWRGDAERRLGRPVRTKVLAGSPAAEILQHARDEGVDLLVVGTHGRTGLKHLVLGSVAERVVRQAPCSVVVVRTKETGATARTVADPAWAELP, encoded by the coding sequence ATGGCGGAACGGATGAGGATCTGCTGCGCGATCGACTTCTCCGAGGCCTCCCGCTTCGCGATGGTGGAGGCGACGGACCTGGCGCGCCGCTTCGAGGCGGAGCTGGAGCTCGTGCACGTGCACGAGCTGCCGGTGGCCGCCGCGACCGAGATGCTGGTGCCGCCGCGGGCGCTGTTCGAGCTCGTGGCGGTGGACCTCGAGCGCGACATCGCGGCGTGGCGGGGCGACGCGGAGCGCAGGCTGGGGCGGCCGGTGCGCACCAAGGTGCTCGCGGGCAGCCCGGCGGCGGAGATCCTGCAGCACGCGCGGGACGAGGGCGTGGACCTGCTGGTGGTGGGCACGCACGGGCGCACCGGGCTGAAGCACCTCGTGCTCGGCTCGGTGGCGGAGCGGGTGGTGCGGCAGGCGCCCTGCTCGGTGGTGGTGGTGCGGACCAAGGAGACGGGCGCGACCGCGCGGACCGTGGCGGACCCGGCGTGGGCCGAGCTCCCCTAG
- a CDS encoding CBS domain-containing protein: MRVKDAMTIRAETIGPDATLQEAARMMRSLGIGILPVSEHDRVLGVITDRDVVMRSTAEGGDPRVVKVRDAMTPQVIHCYADAELDDAAHEMEQHAVRRLVVLDARQRLVGLLSVDDLAMVSRALAAEVIEQSREPGRRPVPAEPPGGGLVPH, encoded by the coding sequence ATGAGGGTGAAGGACGCGATGACCATCCGCGCCGAGACCATCGGCCCGGACGCGACGCTGCAGGAGGCGGCGCGCATGATGCGGTCGCTGGGCATCGGGATCCTGCCGGTCTCGGAGCACGACCGGGTCCTCGGCGTGATCACCGACCGCGACGTGGTGATGCGGAGCACGGCGGAGGGCGGCGACCCGCGCGTCGTGAAGGTGCGCGACGCGATGACGCCGCAGGTCATCCACTGCTACGCGGACGCGGAGCTGGACGACGCGGCCCACGAGATGGAGCAGCACGCGGTGCGGCGCCTGGTGGTGCTCGACGCGCGCCAGCGGCTGGTCGGCCTGCTCAGCGTGGACGACCTCGCCATGGTGAGCCGGGCGCTCGCGGCCGAGGTGATCGAGCAGAGCCGCGAGCCGGGGCGGCGCCCGGTGCCGGCGGAGCCGCCCGGCGGCGGGCTCGTGCCGCACTGA